A window of the Bacillus sp. A301a_S52 genome harbors these coding sequences:
- a CDS encoding sugar-binding protein, with protein sequence MRRYCLVMMAVVIAAMLISCSSNENADSEGKIGLALPTQSSERWVKDGENMVKEFEELGYDVDIQYGEDVVENQIDQIENMITQGADLIVIASIDGEALTSVLEMAEASDIPIIAYDRLIMNSEHVSYYATFDNYQVGVLQGQYIEEQLGLNNGDGPFTIELFAGSPDDNNAYFFWDGAMSVLESYMDEGLLNVKSGQVAFEQGATLRWDGSLAQERMDNILSAHYADTNLDAVYSPYDGISRGIISSLTSVGYGSDNQPLPIITGQDAELSSVKSIMAGEQTQTVFKDTRELARQAVNMADAVLRGEEPEVNDTETYDNGVKVVPSYLIEPISIDMDNYEDILVGSGYFSEEELR encoded by the coding sequence ATGAGAAGATATTGCTTAGTCATGATGGCTGTCGTTATAGCGGCCATGCTTATTAGTTGTAGTTCTAACGAAAATGCTGATAGTGAAGGTAAAATCGGACTGGCCTTGCCCACACAATCTTCTGAGCGTTGGGTGAAAGATGGCGAGAATATGGTAAAAGAATTTGAAGAGCTAGGGTATGACGTGGATATTCAATATGGTGAGGATGTAGTTGAAAATCAAATTGATCAGATCGAAAACATGATTACTCAAGGTGCGGACTTAATTGTTATCGCTTCCATAGATGGTGAGGCATTGACGAGTGTCCTTGAAATGGCAGAAGCATCAGATATACCTATTATTGCTTATGATAGGTTAATCATGAATAGTGAGCACGTTAGTTATTATGCTACTTTTGATAATTATCAAGTTGGGGTCTTGCAAGGGCAGTATATCGAAGAACAATTAGGATTAAATAATGGAGATGGTCCTTTCACAATAGAGCTATTTGCCGGATCCCCTGATGATAACAATGCGTATTTTTTCTGGGATGGGGCTATGTCAGTACTTGAGTCTTATATGGATGAAGGTCTTCTAAACGTTAAAAGTGGGCAGGTCGCTTTTGAACAAGGGGCCACTTTACGATGGGATGGCTCATTGGCACAAGAGAGAATGGATAATATTTTAAGTGCACATTACGCTGATACGAATCTTGATGCTGTTTATTCGCCATACGACGGTATAAGCAGAGGTATTATTTCCTCCTTAACGTCAGTAGGGTATGGCAGTGACAACCAGCCACTGCCTATTATAACAGGACAGGATGCTGAACTATCTTCTGTCAAATCTATTATGGCTGGTGAACAAACACAAACAGTCTTTAAAGACACGAGAGAATTAGCTAGACAGGCAGTTAATATGGCAGATGCGGTATTGCGTGGGGAAGAACCAGAAGTGAATGACACAGAGACGTATGATAATGGAGTAAAAGTTGTACCCTCCTATTTAATTGAACCAATTTCCATTGATATGGATAATTATGAAGACATCCTAGTTGGAAGCGGCTATTTTTCGGAAGAAGAGCTTAGATAA
- a CDS encoding aspartyl-phosphate phosphatase Spo0E family protein → MSDAIFKKRKELLELAVKNGLNSTPTIKCSQELDDMIIAYQRMQLAKKQEPSPAY, encoded by the coding sequence ATGTCGGATGCAATCTTTAAAAAGCGTAAAGAACTATTAGAGCTAGCTGTTAAGAATGGACTAAACTCTACGCCTACTATAAAATGTAGTCAAGAGCTTGATGATATGATTATCGCTTATCAGAGAATGCAATTAGCTAAAAAACAAGAGCCTTCTCCAGCGTATTAA
- a CDS encoding ATP-binding cassette domain-containing protein: MSRTILKMAHISKIFPGVKALDGVDLEVEKGEIHALIGENGAGKSTLMKVLSGVHPYGTYEGEIFYNGERCEFKDINSSEAKGIVIIHQELALIPEMSIAENIFLGNERAKKGLINWSDTILKTTKLLKKVGLKIDPQMKIKQIGIGQQQLVEIAKALSKNVQLLILDEPTASLNEEDSANLLRLLKEFKQLGMTSILISHKLKELLSISDSLTILRDGQTVKSLSLKGENISEAMIIKGMVGRELDQMYPERQAEIGETALEVKNWSVDDPVNPEKKRLDCVNLYVRKGEVVGIAGLMGAGRTELAMSIFGRSYGRNIRGDVYKDGKLIDVSTVDKAIMNGLAYVSEDRKEFGLILMDSVKNNLTLANLRATSHYGVLNLNEEVEVTERLIKKMTIKTPTLAQKTEHLSGGNQQKIVLGKWLHTEPDVLILDEPTRGIDVGAKFEIYKIIQSLTEQGKSILLISSELPEILGLCDRIYTLNEGRITGELVRQDADQEKLMTYMTESWRS, from the coding sequence ATGTCTCGAACAATTCTAAAGATGGCTCACATATCTAAAATATTTCCTGGAGTAAAAGCTTTGGATGGCGTAGATCTTGAGGTCGAAAAAGGTGAAATCCATGCCCTGATTGGAGAAAATGGTGCAGGGAAATCGACATTAATGAAAGTGCTAAGTGGGGTACATCCTTATGGGACGTACGAAGGTGAGATTTTTTATAATGGTGAGCGATGTGAGTTTAAAGATATTAATTCTAGTGAAGCTAAAGGAATCGTCATTATCCACCAAGAACTAGCTCTCATTCCTGAAATGTCGATTGCAGAAAATATCTTCTTAGGTAATGAAAGGGCAAAGAAAGGGTTAATTAATTGGAGTGACACTATCTTAAAAACAACTAAACTGTTAAAAAAGGTAGGATTAAAGATAGATCCACAAATGAAAATCAAGCAAATTGGTATTGGTCAGCAACAACTCGTTGAAATTGCCAAAGCATTATCCAAAAATGTACAACTTCTCATATTAGATGAGCCTACAGCATCACTTAATGAAGAAGATAGCGCTAATCTTTTACGTCTTTTAAAAGAATTTAAACAACTAGGTATGACGTCCATATTGATTTCTCATAAATTAAAAGAACTATTAAGTATTTCAGACAGTTTAACGATTTTGCGTGATGGACAAACGGTTAAATCCTTGTCTTTAAAAGGTGAAAACATATCAGAAGCTATGATTATAAAGGGAATGGTAGGTAGGGAATTAGATCAAATGTATCCTGAAAGACAGGCGGAAATTGGTGAGACAGCTTTAGAGGTTAAAAATTGGTCAGTAGATGATCCAGTTAACCCAGAAAAAAAACGGCTTGATTGCGTTAATCTCTATGTGAGAAAAGGGGAAGTAGTCGGAATCGCTGGGCTTATGGGTGCTGGACGTACGGAGTTAGCTATGAGTATTTTCGGCAGGTCATATGGGCGCAATATTCGTGGAGATGTCTATAAGGATGGAAAGTTGATAGATGTAAGTACAGTAGATAAGGCAATAATGAATGGCCTGGCTTATGTATCAGAAGATCGAAAGGAATTTGGTCTCATTTTAATGGATAGTGTCAAAAACAATCTAACACTTGCAAACCTTAGAGCTACTTCTCATTATGGAGTTCTGAATTTGAATGAAGAAGTCGAGGTAACAGAAAGATTAATCAAAAAAATGACTATTAAGACCCCAACCCTAGCACAAAAAACGGAACATTTAAGTGGTGGAAATCAGCAAAAAATTGTGCTTGGGAAATGGCTTCATACAGAGCCAGATGTCTTGATTTTAGACGAACCGACACGGGGGATAGACGTAGGGGCAAAGTTTGAAATCTATAAGATTATTCAATCGCTTACTGAACAAGGTAAGAGCATTTTGCTTATTTCATCAGAGTTGCCTGAAATCCTCGGTTTGTGTGATCGGATTTATACCTTGAATGAAGGCAGAATAACAGGGGAGCTAGTAAGACAGGATGCGGATCAAGAAAAACTGATGACGTATATGACTGAAAGTTGGAGGTCTTAA